Genomic segment of Chionomys nivalis chromosome 17, mChiNiv1.1, whole genome shotgun sequence:
ATGTAACCCTTTAAAGCGAGCGTTAAAGTGCGGCAACCTGTGCAAAGTGCTAAGCACAAGGACCCCGGACCCCTACCCCAGGCCGCAACTGATGCCAATCAACATTACCGTTTCAATCTAAATCTTCTAATCCCCAGCGTCTAGCCCTTGGAGATGCTTAATTAGCGTCTATTGAATGGCTGGAGAATTAATGAATTTATTCTTGGGCTTGACCTGGTTTTAGAAAATTGTTCAGCATAAGTACAAGAAAGGACTTTGATAATAGGTATCTGTGTTGAGTGAGGATCCAGGGACTCCAAACTGACCTGGTTTgcgaaagaaggggaaaaaaaaacccccaaaaaaccaacacacacacacacacacacacacacaaaacttaacAACACAAAGTGTGATTGCAAGCTGTTTCCAGAACTAGTTTCAAGAGCACCCAACTCATACTGCAAGAACGCACACACACGATCTTGTCCGGGTGCAGGTAGTATCTATCCCTGGCTGTGGATAGAATGTCCCCAATACCCTGGACCGCACCGGCATCCTATACCCTAGGGCGTGTACTGAGGTGGGAGGGGACAGGAATCTGGCGGCTGCCACGTGGGCCCCTTCCGCCAGTTCCCCACATCCTTTGTTTCCCACCGGCCGGGGCTCAGGAAGCTCTTTCTGCGAGTCACCGCGAAGGGGCGGCCCAGGAGCCTGGGGAAGCTATTTCCGTGCAATCCGGGCGGGCGGCAGGCGCGGGAGGGGgcgtggaggtggaggcagagcagaaggcccagtgtttgcttttatttcatcCAACAGAAGGTTCTATTTGTGGAAGCGAACAGACGCTAGGGATTagagctgggaggaggcaggaaaaggaaaaaaagccacaTTCACTACCACGCACAGGTCTTCCCCGGAACTACCGCGTGGGGGGTGAATGACTGATAATAGAATTCATCACCTTTCCTCTCGCCCCTTCCTCCGGCTGTAGCCGCGACTCGGCGGCGCCCACAGCTCCACCGGGAGCTCCCCAAGTGTAAAGCCGCGGGGAGGTCCCACCGGAGTAAAGGCGTGACCGCTGGGTTGCAGCCAGCTGCCGGTGCGGAGCCCCGAGGTGCGCGCGCCGGCCGGGAGCTTGCGATCCATTGTGTTGTGTGAATGATGCGCGCGCACCAATCAGCAGTCGTTTCGCCCCCGCCGCCCCGCCCCTCCCGCCCACTTCCCCGGGACCCTGACGTCACGGGAGCGTTTCCTCCGCCCCCTCCTTCGGCTAACAGCGCTGAGCCCGCGGGCTTGCGGTAGGGTGCGCGCCGCCTGCTGCCCAGCCTAGCCCGTGGGGCGTGTGCGCGCGCCCAAGACGGCACAGGACGATCCCACCTGCGCCCAGGCGCGCGCTGTCGGGAGCATCCCCAGGCCTCCGGCCACCCCCACTGTCCCGGCTTCCAACTCCATTACCCCTCCCCCAAGTCTCCTCCCTCCGCTCCGGTGACTGTGAGCCGGGCGACGGGGCCGGAGTCGTCGCAGCCACCTCATTGCACAACCCGGCTTCCCAACTGTTTACACAGCCCGgcctgtgagtgagtgtgtgtgtgtgtgtgtgtgtgtgtgtgtatacagcgTGAGTCACCGGGAGGcggaggaggtggaggaaaaggagaaggagtgcACTGGCCAGGATCAGTGCAGCGCACACACTCATACTCAGTCACTCTCTCTGAGCGCGTCTCGCTCGCTCACACGCCCGGAGCCCAGAAGCGCGCAGGATCCCGAGCTGCGCGGAAAAGTTGTGCCGGCTTTTACTCAAGACTAATTGCTTTGGGAAGTGCGTTTGCTCTGGGAAGCCGCCGAGCCTGCGGAATCCTGTCTTCGAGGCTCAACACCCGGGAACTCGGACCGCCTCCACGTCCCGGACTATCCACAGTCTCGGCAACAATAGCGGCCCCCGCCTCCAGCGAGGTGCCCGGACCTGGTGCTTGCGGGGGTCTGGAGACCCCACGCAGTTCCCACTCTCGGACGCGTGACCAGCGTGGTCCTCGTGTGCAACGCCAGCTTACAGGAACGGCTCTCGTTTTGCTCCTCTTGGGGGCCGACACAAGCTCCATCTGCAAACTCCATCCCGAGGGCTGGAAGAAGTCGCAGCGCGGATCCGGGGATTTACAAAGCCGGGGCCGCTCCGGCCAGGGCCGCGATGCGGGTCGGTCCCGTGCGCTTTGCACTCAGCGGCGCCTCACAGCCCCGGGGTCCGGCTCTACTATTCCCCGCTGCCCGGGCTTCCCCGGCCAAACGGCTGCTGGACGCGGACGACGCGGCGGCCGTGGCGGCCAAGTGTCCGCGCCTTTCTGAGTGCTCGAGCCCCCCAGACTACCTCAGTCCCCCGGGCTCGCCCTGCAGTCCGCAGCCTCCGCCCTCTGCGCAGGGGACCGGCGGCAGCTGTGCGAGCGCACCCGGGCCCAGCCGCATCGCCGACTACCTGCTGCTGCCCCTAGCTGAGCGCGAGCATGTGTCCCGGGCGCTGTGCATACACACCGGCCGCGAGTTGCGCTGCAAGGTAAGCATCCTGGGGCGGGGGTTGCTGGCCTGGGTGGTCTATAGAAGTGCTTGGGTTCCTGCCCACCCGGATCACGCTCCGGCCAGCGCTTGGGTTTGGCAGAGCAGACGCGGGCGTTGAGTCTGAGAAGGAGGGATTTTGGTCAGCTTCGTCTTTTTGGAGGTTGAGGGGGTTCCTGTGGAGTGTTAGGGTGAAGGTTCGGCGGTCTAGAGGAAGTGCAGGGTTCATTTCTTttatctctgttcttttctttggcGCTCAGAGTTGCTAGCGCGTGGCGTTCCATTTAAGTCTGAAATTGCAATGGATTCCAGGGCCATGCCATTGCCCTgctctcatccccccccccccacctcctccccctgTCCTGGAAGGACGCCCTGCAGTGGGTGCCTCCTTGGGACTTGGAGCAACTGGCAAGCTCTTTGCCGGAGGTTCACGGACACAGGCTGTGCATAGACGGTGTGGGGCTTTTACCCAGGGAATTGAGACTTGAACTCCCGCTGGGGCCAGAATACAGTCCACCCCAGGGAGCGGTGGGAGGGGGGCCTTAAGCTTGGGAGGGGCTTCTGGCCTGTGTAGGAGTGCCGAAAAGCTCTCAGGGACTCTCTTTAGTTTGGGACCAGCAATTTTCATTGCAACATTAGGAGGAATACAACACGAGACGGGATGATCTAGAGCGGGTAGCCGAGGACGGCTTGCGCATTCTGCGCTTTGTGAGGCGGACACTCACACCTCCGGCCCACCCAGAGCCCCACCGACTCCTTTCATTTCCCCGGAGTAAAAGCAGCTCCTGGGTTTTCAGCAACTCACCTGAACTCCCCCCTCCCTGCTTGCTGCTGCCACCTACTGTCCACCCGCGTGAAATCTCAGATGGATGGTTAAGCCCAGAGAAAGAAACTCTTCTTGGTGGATGAGAACAGTTTCGAGAGAGAAACTTGCGGAGGGGTGGATGGGGCGGGCGGAGAGGACAGCAAAGGGATTCCGTCCCCCCCCAGTTGGTACCAGAGCAGCTACCTCAGAGGTGGGGTGGGTCTGGGTCATTGTGCAACCCCTTCCAGTTCCTCCGAGCAGATGATAGCTGGATCCAGATGGTGACAGCCCGTGTGTCACCATTTCCAGTTGCGTCTAGGATATGAGTAACCAGACTGAACAAAAGGTCCTTAAAGAGACCAGGCTGCAGCTTCTTAGAGAATTTGCTACCCGTTCTGGGGGTGGGGCAAGTAGGGCGGGGGGGGGCGTGTAAACAAACATGAGAACGGCCTTTCAGAGGTGTCCATCCCCTCCTGTGAGAAGGTAACTCCAGGCTGCTTCCACCTGAGTCACAGCCATAAGCAGGTTGCTTAAGGCTGCCATgtcagtctctccctcccagtCATCGGTTCCTTCTGACTAATGACAGCTCTGCATGTTTGCTGCCCCTGCTTCCCCTTGGAGGCTGCAAAGTCACCACATTCCTTGACTGTGCTGTGCTGAGCCTTCTGGGTTTGCTGGGGTCCATTCCCTTGACTACTGACAGCCTACTGTGGTAGGAAGAGCCACATCAGGGAGCTGGCCTTGACTCCCAGGAACTGACAGTCCCCAAAAGACAAAAGGCTTTGGAAAAGACATCAGGCTTTGGAAGATGCTAGCCCAGATCCCGAGGTGTGACTGGTTTTAAGATTATTATAGCAGTGGAGCTGcttaagaggcagagagaatggaATATCCAAAGGTTGAGAACTTCAATCCAGCTTCATATAGGACTTGGGGGGCAGCTCCTGACTTTCCGGCCCCCCTAAACAGACTGCGTTCTCTCTGCAGGTGTTTCCAATTAAACACTACCAGGACAAAATCAGGCCCTACATCCAGCTGCCATCGCACCAAAACATCACCGGCATTGTGGAGGTGGTCCTCGGGGAGAGCAAAGCCTATGTCTTCTTTGAGAAGGACTTTGGGGACATGCACTCCTATGTGCGGAGCCGGAAAAGGCTTCGGGAAGAGGAGGCTGCTCGACTCTTCAAGCAGATTGTTTCCGCCGTTGCCCACTGCCACCAGTCGGCCATCGTTCTGGGGGACCTGAAGCTTAGGAAATTTGTCTTCTCCACGGAGGAGAGGTGAGCAGCTGCCACAGCACCTCCTGTGGCCTtttggaaccaaaaaaaaaaaaaaaaaccaaaacaaaacaaacaaaaacaaaacaacaaaaaccaaagataCAGGTCATACAGTTAGGTGTGAGCCAGCCAAACTCAAGGGCTTGGGTCTTCCTGGTTTAGCATTAAGTTCTGCTTCTGGAAATTCATGGTCAGGCTTGGTTTATTGTCTGCTCTGTTGGTGGATGGAGTGTAGTGAAGCCTAGAGACACCCCGGTGCTTTTGTGGATACTGCCTGTTGACCAAATGCCCTTCCTACTTCTGTCCCAGGCGCAGGCTTATTTCCCCTTGTCAGAAAGGTCAGTCTTCTGGGGGGAAAGAAAATACTCCTAGAGGTGGTCAAGTCCTTGCTTCCAGCAAGTGGCTCTTGTGTACCTAGAAGGCATTACAGAGCTAGTTAGGCTCTTGTGTTTGCAGGATTCCAGCTGTCCCTACCACACTGCGTTCCTGCTTTGTTTCagcctgccccccacccccatacccCGTAATAGTTTGTTCCCATTCTCTGGTGAGTTTTTAGTAATCACATCAGCTCCATCTTCAGAAAATAACCACATTGAATAATAAATGGAAGTTGGCTAGCATGCCCTGCTAAATATAGTTCTTGGCTTACCTCATCAAGGACAAGATGTGCTTGATAAGGGACTGGGGAGACATTGAGATTTGAAGTGGAGGTTTCACCAAGAGAATTTCGGAACCTATGTGAGACAGACTGTATACTCCATTCTGTAGACATACTACATCTGTGGTAGGAAGATGGGAACTGTAGAATTGTCCTGTGGGAGTGAGTTACTTTGTTGAATATAGTTACACAGGACTTAACCCTACCTGTTCACTTTTACCTTAGCTCCAGATCCCCCTAAAAAGCCCAGGCTGAAGTCCTCCAAGTATGCATTTGTATCTGACCTCGCACTAACTATTGAAACATCCTGATTAGCAAAGAGAAGCAAACTGTTTGCTGTGAAGAAGTGTCCAGTTCCTGGAATGTGCTTCTTTGATAATAGTGatgccccctttttttttttttttttttgaaacatgtgCTGCACACCTCCTCACTGGCTTTTGAAATCTGCATTGCACAGGCCAGTGTCATGGGCATAGGGTTTGGTAACCCGAGGGTTAAGCAACGGCAGGCTGACGCTATTCATGTAACCAGCACAGGTGCAGGGTTTTAGTACTACAGGAGCCAATCAGGGGCAGACAGTGTGGGTTGAGTCATATTTTCCGTTTACAGAACCAATGGGTATTTTACATAACAGGGAGGTCATGCTGAGGACACACCGAAGTTAGCACATGTATGCTACACTCCAGGGAACAGGAaggctggaaaagaaaaaaaaaaaaaagaaagaaagaaaccaccaGACCTTTGAGAGGAAAAGGAATTGACCAAACACTTGTGTGTAACTTCACAACAAGTGAATTACTGAAAGAGGCCTCTTTCTCCGAGAAGCAGGCACCGGATATTAGAGGTGTCCCACATGAGGCTGTGGGGGACCTAGGAGATGTGGGTGGCTGGTTCTATATGCGGAGGCACCTGCAGCTTCCTAAGCGGTCCTTTGGCCAGAGATCTTCTAGACTACAGTTTCTTTCCGTTTTAGTCTTGGGTTCTGTGTTTTCCTTCACATCCTCCAATGACTTCAACAGAGACTCTCATATAGGATAAAGTGTACATTGATCTGCAGCCCTGGGGTGTTTCAGGGCCCCATACTCCTCAGATCCGTCAGCCTCTTGtgtttcttcccataatttctctGTCTTGGCTAAGTGTTCTTTACAGGGAAACAGCCCCAAAAACGCAACCAAGCATCTCCTCGCCTCTTCCCCACTATAGTTATTGCAGATAGGACTCAGGTGAACAAAATTTTCTTAATGTGGGCAGGAGTGTCACCAGCCTGGGCAGTCAGTGTCATGGTGAGAAACTAGTGACCTGTAGGATACATAGGCCCTACCTAAGGAAGGAGGCTACAGACGCTTGTTCTTCTCTGACAGCTTTTGTAGAACATGTCAGTCTTCCCCTGAAACCAGCTCTCCGTTCTGCAATGTGAACTTTGTCAGTTGCGTAACCCTATTAGGATATCTCTTACAAGCTCTAGCATCATGAATATTATTTGTGACTTTGCATCATACCCCTCCGCCCCGGGCGCTCTCAATactttgcaaatatttattgCAGTTTGTATTGGTTTGTGAAATCGCTAGTCTTGGATGCTTGCAGGCCAGCGCTTACTAGATGAAGGGGTAAATGGCATTCCTGCGGCCTTGGCTGTTAGTGCCTCTGGGCACTGTTATTGGGAAGGCCTTGTTTTCCCGTGGCAGCTGATCTGAAAATAATCACTTCATTTCCGTCTCCCACAGAACCCAGCTTAGACTGGAAAGTCTGGAAGATACACACATAATCAAGGGGGAAGACGATGCGCTCTCAGACAAACATGGCTGCCCAGCCTATGTGAGCCCCGAGATCCTCAACACTACTGGGACCTACTCTGGAAAGGCGGCCGATGTTTGGAGCCTTGGGGTGATGCTCTATACACTTTTGGTTGGACGATACCCCTTTCATGACTCAGACCCGAGTGCCCTTTTCTCCAAAATCCGCCGTGGACAGTTCTGCATTCCCGAGCATGTTTCCCCGAAAGCCAGGTGCCTCATCCGCAGCCTCCTGAGACGAGAACCTTCTGAGAGACTCACAGCTCCCGAGATCTTACTCCATCCCTGGTTCGAGTATGTCTTGGAACCAGGGTATATTGACTCAGAAATAGGAACTTCAGACCAGATCGTTCCCGAGTACCAGGAGGACAGTGACATTAGTTCCTTCTTCTGctaaccccctccccccaaaaaacctcaGAAACCTCATAATTCTCACACATGGCATTTCCATTTCTAATGACGGGCAGGCCCTCTTACATGGTGCCAGCCAGATTTGGGGACGGAGCACAATTGTCCCCATGGGGCTCAGTGTGGTGCTGCCTCTCTGGGCCGAGTGACTTCATTTGAGCAGAACTCACTCAGATTAGCTGCTCTGCAGAGGTGTCCTCTTCTCGATGAACCGTCACACCTGTCCCAGCCTCGGATACGAGGGAGTCCCATGTTTGGAAGCTAATGGAAGAGTATGGCTATCCCACGTGGTCGGGGTGATGAACTCGAACATTTGAATGGGAAAGGAAGCATATCACACAGTGGCATTTTAACAAGGTGGCTGATCGGCCGGGGTGACAAACCTGCCGCCTTTGGACTTGTCTTTGAAGGTTCTACTTGCTGCTGAAGTTTCTCTGACCAgaagtttttctgttttgtttttaccctCGCCCTTGCTGTACACTCTCCTCTGACTGCTCCAGGGTTGGAACAGACTGAGAAGCTCCAGAGCCTGCCTGAATCCAGACTCTTTTCCCCCCAGCGTTTGCCAAGACCTCCTATGCAATAATATTGCACCCCTCCCGCCACCCaccttggaacctgtcctgggcAGCCATGAAAACACTCACGAGCTAATTGTGGAAAAATATTGGGAGATTCAAACCCTCGGAGCTCAGTCAGACAgcaatgttttcttaaaaaattaatttgatcCCTTGGTATCTGTTAGCTCTTGAGCCGCTCGTCAAACGCAGCATTCAGCTTTATGCCTCACCCCAAGACCGTCTCGGGGTGGAACGTTTGTGTCTGAGGACAGGGGTGAGGAGATTCCCATCCTGTTCTCTCTGGAGCATGTGTGAACCATCTTTGGGcttcaaagaaagagaatttgaGATAGTCTTTGGAAGCTTGTCAGACTAATATTCAGAATGAAACTGGACACCGCTGTCCCATGAGTATGCTGGGTCTCTGGCATCCAGGGTCTTCAGTTTCCCATGGGCTCTTTGGACCTCGTGTGTTGTGTGGCTTGTGACTCCATCCTGATGCTGTCTCTGGCGTGACAGACTGAACCTCGAAGACATAGCCGGAAAGGACTTTAACGTTCTTCCCATGCAAATTCTGGCTTCTAACTGCCTGTCGGAAATCCCCTGCTTCGGCATCCACAGGTGGGAACCCAACCTCGGCCTGAATGCTTCTGGAGATGGACACTTAACTCCCTGCAAGAAACCAAACTTCTCTGGGGAAGCTGCCGGAAGtcgcattaaaaaacaaaacaaaacaaaaaaaatacagatgaaatagcAGTCACTGTCTGGGACAGTGCTGACACCAGGTGGTTAAACGGGTAACAGAATTACTGTATTTTGAGAAATGGCCCAGAAGCAGGCAGGTGTCTTCAAGGGCTATGCCTAGGCAGACTACTAACATTGTGAGAATGCCGTGTATACCTCACGTACCGTGtactttatatttgtatatacattttaCCTTTTATACATATGTGCAGTTGTTGTCGTTCAGCTCCAAGGCTCGTCTTGTCGTCTGTGTCTGTCTGAGGAACCTGTGTGTCCAGAGCCACTTGAAATGTGAAGGACTGCCTGTTCAATATGACCTTGACAGGATGGTGGGACTCTGGGAGGAGCAGGGACAGACCTCGGTTGGGGTTGTCCAGCTCTTGTATCTGTGATCCCTGGCTGAGGACTCGGGCCTGGCCCAGGCATTCGCCTGGACAGCTGGAAACACTAGGTGTCCTGTGAGCATGTGGAAAGGTGATAGTGGCACACTGTTGCTGACTTGTAGAGAACTTTTAATAAATCTGGTTTCGTAAAGAAGTGTGGTGAGTCTCCTTCGTAGGCACTCTGCCTCCTGTAGCTGGTCCAGGCCACAAAGACAGGGCCTTTGACTTCAGGGGCTTAGTGtctcacagaagacagaagaatggtttgggtttttttttttttttttttatttttgacagtagTCCTTGATGACAGGTAATTTAATTTGCTGTGCAGACtgagctggccttgaaatcacagagattaaaggcacgtgccaatATGCTTGCCTGGAAgctgctttttgtgtgtgtcGTTGAGCATGTGTGCTTTAGTGGGCAGGACTCAGATGCGAAATGCGGTTTGTGGGTGCTGTGAGCTGGGTTGGAAGCTTTGGAGGGAGCATAACATGCATTTTGGGGTTGAAGAACTGGCTGACTTTTGACACGCATGGACGATTGACATCTGTCTTGTCATCCTAATactttgggaagctgagacaggcaagccaagagttcaagaccagcctggactatatagcaaGGGACTATATAGCAATTGGACAAAAAACAATGAGAAGAATTCTCTGGCTTTTAGTGTTAGGGACATGGAGAATAGAGAAAAGCTCTGAATACCCCACAAGAGTGTCACAGGGTCCCCAACAGAATTTCATGACCTTCGTTCATCTTGATAGAGAAAGGGTCATGTAGGTTCCAGAAGACACCTGCCCCTCCAACTTTAGACccaattataataataataatgatggcaTTTCTGCCCACTCTGTAAGTATAAAcatgaaaacaaggaaaaaactGCTTAGCAAACATGAGCCGGGGTCACGGAATTAGAAAAGATGGCTAAACTAGGTTCTTAGCGTCACTGCGTCTTTGAAATCTCTTTTAAACAAAGCAAATCAGACTGATTAAAACTGAGTGAGCAAGGAGGCGGGAAGGGCTCACATGTCTCCTCCCCAAGCTGAGGCCCTACTGATGGCTGGGGCCCCATGCCCATGGACAGCACAAACTGGAATCTGGGCTATAAGAAAGTTGGGAGAGCATCGGGAAGGCATTGGTGGTAGAtctaggaagaggggaaggagtgggaggcaaatatgatcaaatatatgCAAGTCAACTATGAAATTCCCCAAAGTTAATAAAGACGTTTTAGAAAGTAAGCAAAGCCTCAGTGCTGGGGAAATGACTCTTGGAAAATGCGCgcctgctaccaagcctgacaacctcaatctgattcccagcatccacctggtGAGAGCAGGGAACTGACCTGTAAGTTGTCCTGTAAGTGCTGTGCGAGCCCCCATACCACCATGTACTGTGAATCCTCAGAAAGAGAAAGTCAGATCTAGCACCTAAGACAGGACATGGGTGCCCTCAGGCTCTGTCCATCCCTGCCTGACACTGGTTCCCAAGTCACCCACTACTGATTATACCCTTTCttggtttttgggtttgtttgttatttttgttcgttttgttttggttttttttggtattcgcttgtttgagacagggcacTACTATTGTAACCCAGGCTGCTTTCAAACCCAGTCCTGCCGCATTCTCccaaaagtgctgggattacagtgtgggctaccatgcctggttcacgagatacattttttttttttttttttttggtttttcgagacagggtttctctgtggctttggagcctgtcctggaactagctcttgtagacctggctggtctcgaactcatagagatccgcctgcctctgcctcccaagtgctgggattaaaggcgtgcgccaccatcgcccggcacgagatacatttttttaaaaataaaaacctcttcttttgagaattttatacatgaataaaaaatactttatttacatcatttctacccctCATTATCTCCCAATTCCTCTAGTGTCGCCCTCtctcctcaaattcatgacctttctgtttaattattgttaatgtacacacgtgtgcacatatatgtgggtGTATAAATATACAACCACAGCCTGAGGAGTCCCTCAGTTCAGTGTtgctcctttgtgtgtgtgtttagggtgACTGCTTGGCCTTGGATAGTCCTAGAGAGACTGGTTTTCTGAAGAGATAAAATTTTAACTAAACGGAACCACGAAGTCTAACTGCCAGCTCTGGGCCCACAGGAAAAACCTGGCGCAAGTGCCAGGtgactttccttttttctgtccTTTGCTGACATTCAGCTAGAGGTAGCTTAGAAAAGCAGACCCGTGGTATCAGAGTCATTGTAGTGTGGGCCATGTGACTCAGGAACCACAAAGAACAGAGAGAGCACACCAAGTCAGAACTCGTGCGAGAAAAGAGCAGATGGCTGGTGGGctggccaagtgtggtggtgcattcctctaatcccagcacttgggaggctgaggcaagagaatcaggagttcaaggccagcctcggctactttgcgagtctgaggccagtctgagctatgtgagaccctTGACTCAACCTCCCAGAGTAAAAAAATCCACCAAACCCCAAACGAAACTGGTAGAAGGGTTGGTCCTGGCCTCTCTGCGAACAGGACCTTCAACCCCGAGTTCCCGGAGAACGCACACAGAACCCGTGCTGTAATGTCTTCCTGCTCCAGTGAACCCAGGCCGGCTTGGTGCAACAGCTTGGGCACACACAGAGTGAATACTTTGGACTTCCCTCGCTTTAATCTGAGGATTTCAAAACACTGCAAGCAATTAAGGTTACAACACCCCTTTGTACTGTTGTTACATGTATCGGTTGGGGAGAAATGTGGGCCAGGCTGATGTGCGATACCATGGACACACATATTTCATCTCCTGAGAACAGATCAGGGCAGGGGTGCTGGCTCCCAGCTGGCTGAGAGAAGGGTGCCATGAGTGGGGGTTCGCTCACGTTTAGTTTCTCTTGTGTCCCTTACACGTTTGACATTTGAGTGGGTCGGAACACCACACTATCATACTATCTATAGGCTGACCCTGagctcagtcctcctgccttagccctGTGAAGGCTGGGGCTCACACGTGTGTGCCGTTAAACCCGGAATTTCTAgaagttttcttcttttgcctCACTTTGGTTCACTGCATCCTTCTAGAAGGTCCCCTCCTTTCGTGACCTAGGCAAGTCAAATATTTCCCCGTCTTATGCTTGAGAAAATGAAGGCTCAAGTGTCTCCCAGTAGCTGCTCAAGAGGAGCCAGCTCCTAGCGAGGATATGAACTTGGCCCTGTAGGCTCCATGCCTAGTGTTCTGAGCCTGCATACTGCCGTACTGGCTCCTGGTAACAAGTGCCAAAGAAAGGTGTTttggaaacaactcaaatgcaGAGTCCTCAGACCCATCTATATCTTCAAAAATGATCTGGTATATTAGTCAATAAACAGAAACATTAGCAAAAAATGAGGGCTCCACCATTCACTCAACAAGCATGTCCTATACCTAGCCAAACCTAGACTGTGGTGGACCTTAGGAGAATGTGGCTGAGACTCAGTGCTAGTGACTGCTGAAGCCTTGCTCTTCTCTGTCACTTAGCACAGTGCCGACTGAAGGGAAAGGTCAAATGTCATGGATGAGAagtgatgggtggatggataagGGGGCGGTCGTGGGAGAAGTGGGTGGAccaagagatggatggatggatggatggatggatggatggatggagaccCTCCAGCAGCTCAGAGTCTAGTGGACCTCCGAGTCACAGAACCACAAAAGTAGAGATCTTGGAAGCATGGTCTCATCCCATGTCCGAACATTTTGCTGTTCCTATTGTCTTTTAAGCAGAAGTGAcgttgtttgatttcttttgtccCTTCTGCTGCTGTTTTGTGATTCTGTGGAAACAGGTCCCACGCCATCCTTGCCGGGGCAGCTGTGGGAACAGCCCTGTGACTCCTCTCAGAGCCGGACCCAGGCTGGTTTCCTTGCCTAATTTCCTCCCGGATGAGGAAAGGTGTTGTAGCAATGGAGGTGATGGAATTGGCTTTTCAACATGGCTTTGGCTGGGAAAGGGAGGACGAATTCATAGCTAATCATCCACTCCTCCcagaaagtaaacaaacaagcaagcaaaaagggGAAGATCCCGGCACCAATCCCTGGGAACCAGTACAAGAGCCTTCAGCACATTCCTTAATGATCTCAGTGACTTCATAGTTCCtggaagatggggggggggggggggtagaaagCTCTGTGCCTAGCAAGCATGGCCCCTGGGTTGGATGCCCAGTAC
This window contains:
- the Trib1 gene encoding tribbles homolog 1: MRVGPVRFALSGASQPRGPALLFPAARASPAKRLLDADDAAAVAAKCPRLSECSSPPDYLSPPGSPCSPQPPPSAQGTGGSCASAPGPSRIADYLLLPLAEREHVSRALCIHTGRELRCKVFPIKHYQDKIRPYIQLPSHQNITGIVEVVLGESKAYVFFEKDFGDMHSYVRSRKRLREEEAARLFKQIVSAVAHCHQSAIVLGDLKLRKFVFSTEERTQLRLESLEDTHIIKGEDDALSDKHGCPAYVSPEILNTTGTYSGKAADVWSLGVMLYTLLVGRYPFHDSDPSALFSKIRRGQFCIPEHVSPKARCLIRSLLRREPSERLTAPEILLHPWFEYVLEPGYIDSEIGTSDQIVPEYQEDSDISSFFC